Proteins co-encoded in one Quercus robur chromosome 8, dhQueRobu3.1, whole genome shotgun sequence genomic window:
- the LOC126696317 gene encoding uncharacterized protein LOC126696317: MRMWEPNFKPSSAVCSLVTVWVWLPKLPFEYYELAILKEIGNAISPILRIDANTASETKGRYARICIQVDINMPMVRRILLEGVIQEVQYEGIYSLCFSCGRVGHRQETYLYMVQVSSPKQRQEEEGVQNKGEGSGTSRPASQIEANSDGGVNKEYRPWMLVRRKKVGPKVGKPCASVPFANHGSDLSTKVSREAHMPRANHHSPRSDFKSHCRPVDSKRKKVRRDLTDVALENGGNSSQGTASGAIGSPQDTPLNHSSDHSPSFTAGSGFLPSTSGLKISKNNSSEGEKLPGSSSVRKSSGKG; this comes from the coding sequence ATGAGAATGTGGGAACCAAACTTTAAACCGTCCTCGGCCGTGTGTAGTTTGGTTACAGTATGGGTTTGGCTCCCAAAACTCCCTTTTGAGTATTATGAGCTTGCTATCCTGAAAGAGATTGGTAATGCTATCAGCCCAATTCTTAGGATTGACGCCAATACGGCCTCGGAGACGAAGGGTAGATATGCTAGGATTTGCATCCAAGTAGACATCAACATGCCTATGGTAAGAAGAATCCTATTGGAAGGGGTGATTCAAGAAGTCCAGTATGAGGGGATTTactctctttgtttttcatGTGGCCGTGTTGGACATCGGCAAGAAACCTACTTGTACATGGTCCAAGTAAGCAGCCCCAAGCAGAGACAAGAGGAGGAAGGCGTGCAGAACAAAGGGGAAGGAAGTGGGACCAGTAGGCCCGCATCCCAAATAGAGGCAAATTCAGATGGAGGAGTGAATAAGGAGTATAGGCCATGGATGTTAGTAAGAAGAAAAAAGGTAGGGCCCAAAGTAGGAAAACCATGTGCTTCTGTACCCTTTGCAAATCATGGGTCTGACTTAAGCACAAAGGTAAGCAGAGAAGCCCACATGCCTCGAGCCAATCACCACTCTCCTAGAAGTGACTTCAAGTCCCATTGCAGGCCTGTTGacagcaaaaggaaaaaggttAGAAGAGATCTCACAGATGTTGCTTTGGAAAATGGTGGGAATTCCTCACAAGGCACAGCATCTGGAGCCATTGGTTCTCCTCAGGATACCCCCTTGAATCACTCTTCGGATCACTCTCCCTCCTTTACTGCAGGGAGTGGGTTCCTCCCCAGTACCTCTGGCCTCAAGATTAGTAAGAATAATTCATCTGAAGGTGAAAAGTTGCCCGGTTCTTCTTCTGTGCGTAAATCCAGTGGGAAGGGGTAG